In Lycium ferocissimum isolate CSIRO_LF1 chromosome 11, AGI_CSIRO_Lferr_CH_V1, whole genome shotgun sequence, a single genomic region encodes these proteins:
- the LOC132036285 gene encoding probable LRR receptor-like serine/threonine-protein kinase At4g36180: MATSSSLLLFILFLFTHSFAQEIQEIQALQSFKLSIHDPLGALITWDPSSPSAPCDWRGVTCINTRVTELRLPRLQLSGPLTSKISNLRMLRKLSLRSNFFNGTIPISISKCAFLDTVYLQYNSFSGEIPMEISNLTELETFNVAGNQMYGEIPGELPVNLRYFDISSNLFSGSIPKKISDLSQLILLNLSYNHFSSEIPASLGRLQQLQYLVLDYNDIQGTLPSAISNCSSLVHLSVEGNTITGVIPAAIAALPKIQVINLSHNKLSGYLASSIFCNGSVYPPSLQIVQLGFNSFTEILPPQSSKCFSSLRVLDLQHNQIHGNFPLFLTTNSSLTSLDLSGNFFSGTIPGSIGNLSRLEQLRMANNSFGGAIPFGITKCSNLNVLDLEGNRLIGEIPVFLGELKSLKIFSMGRNKFSGSIPSKFGNITSLESLNLEGNRLTGNLPEELMFLSNLGTLNLSGNKFSGSIPSSIGNLQQLSVLNLSKNGFSGTIPSSIGTLYKLIALDLSGQHLSGELPSVLGGLPNLQVIALQENKLSGNVPEGFSSLTGMQYLNLSSNSFSGHIPSTFGFLTSLVVLSLSNNHISGSVPPDLGNSSDLEILNLRSNSLSGQIPSDLARLSRLSVLDLSRNDLTGEIPDVLSNCSSLITLDLSGNNLNGEIPENLTVLPNLVNFNVSNNKLEGQIPMMLGSRFNDPSDYSGNQGLCGGPLNRKCESHAKGKNNRLIMLIAVAASGGLLLASCCCFYIFALLRWRRKLKERATGEKKHSPARVSSRTSGSRGSNGGPRLVMFNNKITVAETIEATREFDEENVLSRTRHGLLFKACYSDGMLLSICRLPDGSLDENKFRKEAESLGRVKHRNLTVLRGYYAGPPDLRLLAYDYMPNGNLATLLQEASHQDGGHVLNWPMRHLVALGIARGLAFLHAASIIHGDIKPQNILFDADFEAHLSDFGLDKLTIAEPSTPAEPSTSTSVGTIGYVAPEIALTGEATRQSDVYSFGIVLLELLTGKKSLMFTQDEDIVKWVKRQLQRGQISELLEPGLLELDPESSEWEEFLLGVKVGLLCTAPDPTDRPTMTDTVFMLEGCRVSSNSGQITLA; the protein is encoded by the exons ATGGCTACTTCATCTTCACTACTtctcttcattctttttctcttcaccCACTCATTTGcccaagaaatccaagaaatcCAAGCACTCCAATCCTTCAAACTCAGCATCCACGACCCACTTGGAGCACTCATAACTTGGGACCCTTCTTCACCTTCCGCTCCATGCGATTGGCGTGGAGTCACTTGTATAAATACACGTGTCACCGAACTTCGGTTGCCACGTCTTCAGCTTAGTGGTCCTCTCACTTCTAAGATTTCTAACTTGCGCATGTTGCGTAAGTTAAGCCTTCGTTCCAATTTCTTCAATGGTACTATACCAATTTCAATATCCAAATGTGCCTTTTTGGATACTGTTTATTTGCAGTATAACTCGTTTTCTGGTGAGATTCCGATGGAAATCTCGAACTTGACAGAGTTGGAAACTTTTAATGTTGCTGGAAATCAGATGTACGGAGAAATTCCCGGCGAGTTGCCGGTGAATCTCAG GTACTTTGATATCTCCTCCAACTTGTTTTCCGGTAGCATACCGAAGAAGATATCTGATTTATCTCAACTTATTCTACTCAACCTATCATACAATCACTTCTCCAGTGAGATTCCCGCGAGTCTCGGTCGGCTTCAGCAACTTCAGTATCTTGTCCTTGATTACAATGATATACAAGGAACATTGCCTTCTGCAATTTCAAACTGTTCGTCATTAGTACATTTGAGTGTTGAAGGGAATACTATCACTGGTGTTATACCGGCAGCAATTGCTGCTCTTCCGAAGATTCAG GTGATAAATTTATCGCATAATAAGCTTTCTGGATACTTAGCATCTTCAATATTCTGCAATGGTTCTGTATATCCTCCGTCCCTTCAGATTGTTCAATTGGGTTTCAATTCTTTCACGGAGATTCTCCCGCCACAATCGTCTAAATGTTTTAGTTCATTGCGAGTTTTGGATCTTCAACATAATCAAATACACGGTAATTTCCCTCTTTTCTTAACAACCAATTCCTCATTGACGTCCCTGGACTTGTCAGGGAATTTTTTTTCCGGTACAATCCCCGGTTCCATTGGGAATTTGTCAAGATTGGAGCAACTGAGAATGGCAAATAATTCGTTTGGAGGTGCTATACCGTTTGGGATCACGAAATGTAGTAATTTGAATGTTCTTGATCTTGAAGGGAACAGACTGATTGGGGAAATCCCGGTTTTTTTAGGTGAGCTTAAAAGCTTGAAGATATTCTCAATGGGAAGAAATAAGTTTTCGGGTTCAATCCCTTCTAAGTTTGGGAATATCACTAGTCTTGAAAGtctgaatttggaaggaaaccGTCTTACTGGAAATTTGCCTGAGGAGTTAATGTTTTTGAGCAATTTAGGTACATTGAATCTCAGTGGAAACAAGTTTTCGGGTAGTATTCCGTCTAGCATTGGAAATCTTCAGCAGTTATCGGTTTTAAATCTGAGTAAAAATGGCTTCTCGGGGACTATTCCGTCCAGCATTGGAACTTTATATAAGCTAATAGCTCTTGATTTGAGTGGACAGCATTTATCAGGGGAATTGCCATCTGTTCTTGGTGGTTTGCCTAATTTACAAGTGATTGCTTTGCAAGAAAACAAGTTGTCTGGAAATGTTCCCGAAGGTTTTAGTAGCTTAACGGGTATGCAGTATTTGAATCTATCTTCCAATTCATTTTCAGGTCATATACCATCTACATTCGGCTTCTTGACCTCGTTAGTTGTCCTTTCATTGTCCAACAATCACATATCTGGTTCAGTTCCTCCAGATTTGGGTAATTCCTCCGATTTGGAGATTTTAAATCTTCGGTCAAATTCATTGAGTGGACAAATTCCTTCTGATCTTGCACGTCTCTCCCGCTTGAGTGTCCTGGATTTGAGTAGAAATGACCTGACTGGTGAAATTCCGGATGTTCTTTCCAATTGTTCAAGCTTAATTACCCTTGATCTCTCTGGAAACAACTTGAATGGAGAAATCCCAGAAAATCTTACAGTGCTTCCGAATTTGGTGAACTTCAATGTATCGAACAATAAGTTGGAAGGCCAGATACCGATGATGCTTGGCTCTCGTTTTAATGATCCGTCGGATTACAGTGGCAACCAGGGTTTGTGTGGGGGCCCATTGAATAGAAAATGTGAGAGCCATGCTAAGGGTAAGAATAATAGACTGATTATGTTAATTGCGGTGGCTGCAAGTGGCGGTCTTCTCCTTGCATCGTGCTGCTGCTTTTACATATTCGCCCTGCTGAGGTGGCGCAGGAAGCTCAAAGAAAGAGCAACGGGAGAGAAGAAGCATAGCCCTGCAAGGGTTAGTTCAAGGACCAGTGGTTCTCGTGGCAGTAATGGTGGACCGAGACTCGTAATGttcaacaacaaaataacaGTCGCTGAAACAATCGAAGCAACGAGGGAATTCGATGAGGAAAATGTGCTAAGCAGAACACGTCACGGATTGCTATTCAAGGCTTGTTACAGTGACGGAATGCTGCTTTCGATTTGTAGACTACCGGATGGATCACTAGATGAGAATAAGTTCAGGAAAGAGGCTGAATCACTTGGCAGAGTGAAGCACAGAAACCTAACTGTTCTCCGCGGGTACTATGCAGGCCCACCGGACCTTAGACTActtgcatatgattacatgccAAATGGGAACCTTGCAACGCTCCTTCAAGAAGCGTCCCACCAAGACGGTGGACATGTCCTCAATTGGCCAATGCGACACCTCGTCGCACTTGGCATTGCCCGTGGGCTTGCTTTCCTCCACGCAGCCTCTATCATTCATGGCGATATTAAACCTCAAAACATTCTATTCGATGCAGACTTTGAAGCCCATCTTTCAGACTTCGGCCTAGACAAGCTTACAATAGCCGAGCCATCCACACCAGCCGAGCCTTCCACTTCAACATCAGTTGGGACTATAGGCTATGTAGCGCCAGAAATAGCATTAACAGGAGAGGCCACGAGACAATCAGATGTTTATAGCTTCGGCATTGTATTACTGGAACTGCTAACAGGAAAAAAGTCATTAATGTTCACGCAGGACGAGGACATTGTGAAATGGGTAAAGAGGCAATTACAGAGAGGGCAAATTTCGGAATTGTTAGAACCAGGATTGCTTGAACTGGACCCTGAATCATCAGAATGGGAGGAGTTCTTATTAGGAGTAAAAGTAGGCTTGCTTTGCACAGCACCAGACCCCACTGATCGACCCACCATGACCGATACTGTGTTCATGCTTGAAGGTTGCCGGGTTAGCTCCAATTCGGGCCAAATTACACTCGCCTGA
- the LOC132037045 gene encoding small nuclear ribonucleoprotein SmD3a-like, giving the protein MSRSLGIPVKLLHEATGHIVTVEMKSGEVYRGSMVECEDNWNCQLETITYTAKDGRVSQLEHVFIRGSKVRFMIIPDMLKNAPMFKRLEARIKGKGTSLGVGRGRAMAMRAKAQATGRGAAPGRGVVPPVRR; this is encoded by the exons ATGAGTCGTAGTTTAGGGATACCGGTGAAGCTTCTACACGAAGCAACAGGGCATATAGTGACAGTAgagatgaagagtggagaggttTACAGAGGAAGTATGGTGGAATGTGAAGATAACTGGAATTGCCAGCTTGAAACCATCACTTACACTGCCAAA GATGGAAGGGTGTCACAACTGGAGCACGTTTTTATTCGAGGCAGCAAAGTCAG GTTCATGATAATTCCTGACATGCTTAAGAATGCTCCCATGTTCAAGCGGCTAGAAGCAAGAATCAAG GGCAAAGGTACATCACTTGGCGTTGGACGGGGGCGTGCTATGGCCATGCGAGCTAAA GCACAGGCAACAGGTCGTGGAGCAGCACCTGGTCGAGGTGTTGTGCCTCCTGTAAGAAGATGA